Genomic segment of Parageobacillus genomosp. 1:
AGTAGCAGTTGCAACGGAAGTAATATCATACTTTATAAATAAAAATAGAATACTTAAAATGAAATTTATGATAATAACAGCGATTAGAATTCCTATATATATTTTTTGGTTGTTTGTTGAATTAAAATAATTAGCTGCAACACTTACCATTGTAAAGGGGTAAATACCTAAAATTAAAATTTGTCCAGCTTTTATTCCCCCTTCATACTCTGGCATAACATATTTTATAAATAAAGGGAATATAAAAAAACCAGCAATTACCATAAGACCGATAAATATTGCTAGTGCTCCATTCACTCTCCAAAATATTTTTTTGATTTCTAAATATTTTTCTTTACTTACGAGTTCAACTATCTTCGGATATAACACTTGTGATACTACTTGTGGTAAAAGCATCATGGAACTAAATACCAACATACCTACACCATAATTCCCCAAATCTTTAGGTGACATGAAAATAGCAATGATAAGCCTATCACTTGCAGTTAAAAGACTCCATATAATGCCTACCATTAATATAGGGAATCCAATCTTTATTAAGCTTTTATATTTTGCAACATCATAAATAAATTTAAATTTCCTGAAAGTTCTCCTTTCTGTGATTATTTGGATTATGAGACCTAAAATCATCCCTATATACAAACCTTCATATCCCAAAAAATAGACAAAAAATAATGTTAAAAGTGATTGCGACACAATTTTAATTGTAACCGCTTTTGACGCCATCTTAAAATTTTGTTGAGATTTATAGTACATCTCTACATAGCTCGACAAATATATTAAAAAAGAGCAAAAGGATGCTAATAAGAGACCAATTTTATATTCATAATTAATATTTGTGAAAAACAAAAAGATACTTAAAACTATTAATATTATTATTAATAGTGAAGGTAAGGTGAATATAAACGATAAAGTTAAGTCTCTAATCTCCTTCACTTTATAATCATCATTTCTAGCCATGTAAAAAGGTACTTCCCTATTCATAGCATTAAGCGCTCCTAATTGAAATAAAGGAGCCAAAGTAAACAGTATGGAAACTGTAAGCCAATATCCATACTGTTCAGGACCTAAAATATTTCTCGTGATTACACCAACTACAAATGTTAAAATTGCTGATAATAGTGTAGCTAAACCGAATGAAATAATGCTTTTTATAACATTATTTTCTTTGATATTTCTAAATATTCCCACCTGCAAATCCCCTTATTTTTCTAATTTTACCTGTTTTAAAATATTGAAAAATAAATCAAACTTCCTTTATTAACTACTAAGTTTTTCCTGTTTCAGTAATAACCTTAATTTAACATTTTTCTTGGGAATATGAAGTATTAAAATCCAAAAAAGTAACAGACTAGTATTTAACATAGAATGCATAATCATACTATTTATTAAATAAGGAAATATATATTCAGCGTTTTCTTTGGTATAGTATTTATCGATAATTCTTGCGACCAGTAATAAGTATAATATTGAGAATAAAATTCCCATTTTTATAATAATACTTAATAAGCTATTGTG
This window contains:
- a CDS encoding oligosaccharide flippase family protein; this translates as MGIFRNIKENNVIKSIISFGLATLLSAILTFVVGVITRNILGPEQYGYWLTVSILFTLAPLFQLGALNAMNREVPFYMARNDDYKVKEIRDLTLSFIFTLPSLLIIILIVLSIFLFFTNINYEYKIGLLLASFCSFLIYLSSYVEMYYKSQQNFKMASKAVTIKIVSQSLLTLFFVYFLGYEGLYIGMILGLIIQIITERRTFRKFKFIYDVAKYKSLIKIGFPILMVGIIWSLLTASDRLIIAIFMSPKDLGNYGVGMLVFSSMMLLPQVVSQVLYPKIVELVSKEKYLEIKKIFWRVNGALAIFIGLMVIAGFFIFPLFIKYVMPEYEGGIKAGQILILGIYPFTMVSVAANYFNSTNNQKIYIGILIAVIIINFILSILFLFIKYDITSVATATSVSYVIYFLLMNGKFLKIIKEYK